From a single Cyclobacterium marinum DSM 745 genomic region:
- the gyrB gene encoding DNA topoisomerase (ATP-hydrolyzing) subunit B has product MSKEKASSNKSDYSAQNIQVLEGLEAVRKRPAMYIGDIGIKGLHHLIWEVVDNSIDEALAGHCDTISVIVHEDNSVSVQDNGRGVPTDFHEKENRSALEVVMTVLHAGGKFDKDTYKVSGGLHGVGVSCVNALSSSMKVTVHRGGKIHEQEYVRGVPQYEVREIGETDRRGTHVHFKPDHEIFQILEYKYETIANRLREMAFLNAGIKISLKDLREKDEEGNYRADDFYSEGGLIEFVEYLDENKQKIIEKPIYIESEKNGVPVQVAMGYNNSYTENVVSYVNTINTYEGGTHVSGFRRALTRTLKSYADKSGMLDKVKIDISGDDFREGLTAVISVKVAEPQFEGQTKTKLGNSDVTGAVDASVSETLQFWLLEHPKEAKIIIGKVVLAAQARHAAKKAREMVQRKNVLGGGGLPGKLADCANSDPAVCELYLVEGDSAGGSAKQGRDRDFQAILPLKGKILNVEKAQEHKIYDNDEIKNILTALGVKFGTANDEKELDLSKLRYHKIIIMTDADIDGSHIRTLILTLFFRYMRNLIESGYVYIALPPFYLLKRGKEERYCWTEEDRQRVVKELAPDGKEDSVNIQRYKGLGEMNPEQLWTTTMDPETRTLKKVTIESAAEADHLFSMLMGDEVAPRREFIEKNAKYAKIDT; this is encoded by the coding sequence ATGAGTAAGGAAAAAGCGTCGTCGAATAAAAGCGATTATTCAGCCCAGAATATTCAGGTGTTGGAAGGGTTAGAAGCGGTTAGAAAAAGACCGGCCATGTATATTGGTGATATTGGGATTAAAGGACTTCATCACTTGATTTGGGAAGTTGTTGATAATTCCATAGATGAAGCACTTGCCGGCCATTGTGATACCATTTCTGTAATTGTGCATGAAGACAATTCAGTATCGGTACAGGATAATGGTAGGGGGGTTCCTACCGATTTTCATGAGAAGGAGAACAGGTCAGCTTTAGAGGTTGTAATGACTGTGCTACATGCCGGAGGCAAATTTGATAAAGATACCTATAAAGTTTCAGGTGGACTTCATGGAGTTGGGGTTTCCTGTGTGAATGCTTTATCCTCTTCCATGAAGGTAACCGTTCATAGAGGAGGAAAAATTCATGAACAAGAGTATGTAAGAGGTGTACCTCAATATGAAGTAAGGGAAATAGGAGAGACAGATCGCAGAGGAACTCATGTTCATTTTAAGCCAGATCATGAGATCTTTCAAATCTTAGAATATAAATATGAGACGATAGCAAATCGTTTGCGAGAGATGGCCTTTTTGAATGCAGGCATTAAAATTTCGCTTAAAGACCTCCGAGAAAAAGATGAGGAGGGTAATTATCGAGCAGACGATTTTTATTCAGAAGGTGGTTTGATAGAGTTTGTTGAATATTTGGATGAAAACAAACAAAAAATCATTGAAAAGCCGATTTACATAGAGTCAGAGAAAAACGGTGTGCCCGTACAGGTGGCCATGGGCTATAATAATTCTTATACAGAAAATGTTGTGTCCTACGTCAATACCATTAATACCTATGAAGGAGGTACGCACGTTTCCGGCTTTAGAAGAGCACTTACCAGAACCCTTAAAAGCTATGCTGATAAATCAGGGATGCTTGATAAGGTTAAAATTGATATTTCAGGTGATGATTTCAGGGAAGGGCTTACAGCTGTTATTTCAGTTAAAGTTGCTGAGCCTCAATTTGAAGGGCAAACCAAAACCAAATTGGGGAACTCTGATGTAACTGGTGCGGTAGATGCTTCAGTTTCTGAGACCTTACAATTTTGGTTATTAGAACACCCCAAAGAGGCTAAAATAATCATCGGTAAGGTGGTATTGGCTGCACAGGCCAGGCATGCGGCCAAAAAAGCCCGTGAGATGGTGCAGCGTAAAAATGTACTCGGTGGAGGAGGGCTTCCCGGGAAGTTGGCAGATTGCGCCAATTCGGATCCCGCTGTTTGTGAATTGTATTTAGTGGAAGGGGACTCTGCAGGAGGCTCTGCCAAGCAAGGAAGAGACAGAGATTTTCAGGCCATATTGCCTTTAAAAGGAAAAATCCTAAACGTAGAAAAAGCCCAAGAGCATAAAATCTACGATAATGATGAAATAAAAAATATTTTAACAGCTTTAGGTGTTAAATTCGGAACTGCGAACGATGAAAAAGAATTGGACTTGTCCAAACTTCGCTACCACAAAATCATTATCATGACAGATGCTGATATTGATGGTTCTCATATCAGGACCCTTATACTTACTTTGTTTTTCAGGTACATGAGGAATTTGATAGAAAGTGGATATGTTTATATTGCTCTACCACCGTTCTATTTGTTGAAAAGAGGCAAAGAAGAAAGGTATTGTTGGACAGAAGAAGATAGGCAAAGGGTTGTGAAGGAATTGGCTCCCGATGGAAAAGAGGACAGTGTCAATATTCAGAGGTATAAAGGGCTTGGAGAAATGAATCCTGAGCAACTTTGGACCACAACGATGGATCCTGAAACGAGGACTTTGAAAAAAGTAACCATAGAATCCGCTGCTGAAGCCGATCATTTGTTTAGCATGCTAATGGGAGATGAAGTGGCTCCCCGAAGAGAGTTTATTGAAAAGAATGCTAAATACGCAAAAATTGACACCTAA
- a CDS encoding CoA-binding protein, producing MMTENKKTVVLGASPNPSRYAYTAANMLHERAIPFVPVGIKTGNILGKPILNLREKPSLQDIHTVTLYIGPQHQDEWYDYILSLKPKRIIFNPGTENQELMNLAKTNGIEVVPACTLVLLSTGQY from the coding sequence ATGATGACAGAAAATAAAAAAACCGTGGTTTTAGGAGCAAGTCCGAATCCATCTAGATATGCCTATACTGCAGCCAATATGTTGCATGAACGAGCTATTCCTTTCGTACCTGTAGGTATCAAAACAGGGAATATCTTAGGAAAACCAATTCTTAATTTGAGGGAAAAACCTTCATTGCAAGACATTCACACCGTTACCCTTTATATTGGGCCACAGCATCAAGATGAGTGGTATGATTACATTTTATCTCTAAAACCCAAAAGAATAATATTTAATCCCGGTACAGAAAATCAAGAATTAATGAATTTGGCGAAAACCAATGGGATTGAAGTGGTCCCTGCATGTACCCTAGTGCTCTTGAGCACGGGACAATATTAA
- a CDS encoding AraC family transcriptional regulator: MPKITNKRAFQIYEVQGKTIQNSTYPHETDRPHRHKYYEICVFVNGAGKHEIDFNSHAIHSRSVHFLTPGQVHKISRENDYHGYLMVFSREFYALDTKNEEFLFQLPYFNNPTLVPILNLNEEDFKDLLDLIEVIGKEYKKWNSFTTAILNNYLQIFLIKCKQFYLRYFADKNNTLDPDFALVQQFNALVEHHFKQVHQVQDFADKMKLSPSMLNKHVKKITGMTAGEVILERLMLQAKRYLIYTDLSNKEIAYELNYPDPSYFSRIFKKKTGVSPSEFRWVENEKYQQ; encoded by the coding sequence ATGCCCAAAATTACTAACAAAAGGGCATTCCAAATTTATGAAGTTCAAGGAAAAACCATTCAAAATAGTACCTATCCTCATGAGACTGATAGACCTCATCGACATAAATATTATGAGATATGTGTTTTTGTAAATGGAGCGGGAAAGCATGAGATTGATTTCAACAGCCATGCTATCCATTCAAGAAGTGTGCATTTTCTCACGCCCGGGCAAGTACATAAAATCAGTAGAGAAAATGACTACCATGGATACCTAATGGTCTTTTCTAGAGAATTTTATGCTTTGGATACAAAAAATGAAGAATTTCTTTTTCAACTACCTTATTTCAACAATCCTACCTTGGTGCCAATTCTCAATTTAAATGAGGAGGATTTTAAAGATCTTTTAGATTTGATAGAGGTGATAGGGAAAGAGTATAAAAAATGGAATAGTTTTACAACAGCAATCTTAAATAATTATCTTCAGATTTTCTTGATCAAGTGTAAGCAATTTTACCTAAGGTATTTTGCTGACAAAAATAATACCTTGGATCCGGATTTTGCATTGGTTCAACAATTCAACGCGCTGGTTGAACATCATTTTAAGCAAGTACATCAGGTGCAGGATTTTGCTGATAAAATGAAGCTTTCGCCAAGTATGCTAAATAAACATGTAAAAAAAATTACTGGGATGACGGCCGGAGAGGTGATTTTGGAGCGTTTAATGCTTCAGGCCAAACGGTACCTTATCTATACAGACCTTTCGAATAAGGAAATAGCATATGAACTTAACTATCCTGACCCATCCTATTTTAGCAGGATTTTTAAAAAGAAAACGGGTGTTTCTCCATCTGAGTTTAGATGGGTGGAAAACGAAAAGTACCAGCAATAG
- a CDS encoding glycoside hydrolase family 88 protein, whose translation MIAIDSEIQAKDLKSALDKFWQLSAEKISAIEKEYPQNQGSPVFTVDGKYATRGWTEWTQGFQFGSSILQFDATGEKSFLEKGKLKTHQYMAPHISHTGVHDHGFNNVSTYGNLLRLMVEEKIPYVEWEKNYYELALKISGAVQASRWSPIKDGGFMYSFNGPHSLFVDTIRTVRILMLSHSLGHVLQEENDKKVNLLVRGLQHAKATADYSVYYGEGRDRYDLWGRTAHESVFNTNDGNYRCPNSQQGYTGFSTWTRGLAWAMCGFAEELEYIETLSETSLKAYGDPAEIKAFLLKAATASCDFYIEHTPTDGIPYWDTGAPNLHKLGDYLSRPADPYNDFEPVDSSAAAIGAQGLLRLGHYLKKNGDEKKGNTYWQAGLTVLKTLLDEPYLSTDKNHQGLLLHSIYHEPNGWDNVPAGQKIACNESSMWGDYHARELALYVQRIIDKDTYYTFFNCLS comes from the coding sequence ATGATTGCAATTGATTCTGAAATCCAAGCTAAAGATCTAAAATCTGCTCTGGATAAATTTTGGCAACTCTCTGCTGAGAAAATCTCCGCAATTGAAAAGGAATACCCCCAAAACCAAGGTTCCCCTGTTTTTACAGTAGATGGAAAATATGCAACCAGAGGTTGGACCGAATGGACACAAGGTTTCCAGTTTGGCTCTTCCATCTTGCAGTTTGATGCTACAGGTGAGAAAAGCTTTCTGGAAAAAGGAAAGCTAAAAACGCATCAGTATATGGCCCCTCACATTAGCCACACAGGGGTACATGACCATGGTTTCAACAATGTCAGCACCTATGGTAATTTATTAAGACTAATGGTGGAGGAAAAAATTCCTTATGTTGAATGGGAAAAGAATTATTATGAATTGGCATTGAAGATTTCAGGTGCTGTGCAAGCCAGCCGATGGTCTCCCATCAAAGATGGTGGATTTATGTATTCATTCAATGGCCCTCATTCACTCTTTGTGGATACCATCAGAACCGTAAGGATTTTGATGCTTAGCCATAGCTTGGGACATGTGCTTCAAGAAGAGAATGACAAGAAAGTCAATCTTCTTGTGAGAGGTTTGCAACATGCCAAAGCGACAGCCGATTATTCTGTATATTATGGTGAAGGTAGAGACCGGTATGATCTATGGGGTAGAACTGCTCATGAGAGTGTTTTTAATACCAATGATGGCAATTATCGTTGCCCTAATTCTCAGCAAGGATATACAGGATTCTCTACTTGGACGCGTGGGTTGGCTTGGGCCATGTGTGGTTTTGCTGAAGAGTTAGAATACATAGAGACGCTATCGGAAACTTCATTAAAAGCCTATGGAGATCCTGCAGAAATTAAAGCATTTTTGTTAAAAGCAGCCACAGCATCTTGCGATTTTTACATCGAGCATACACCTACAGACGGCATTCCTTATTGGGATACTGGAGCACCTAATCTTCATAAGTTAGGGGATTACCTTTCTCGTCCTGCTGACCCTTACAATGACTTCGAGCCGGTAGATAGTTCTGCTGCTGCTATTGGTGCTCAGGGATTATTGAGACTAGGTCATTACCTAAAGAAAAACGGGGATGAGAAAAAAGGAAATACATACTGGCAAGCAGGCCTTACCGTCCTAAAAACTTTGTTAGATGAGCCCTACCTTAGCACTGATAAAAATCATCAAGGTTTGCTTTTGCATTCTATTTATCATGAACCAAACGGATGGGACAATGTACCTGCAGGCCAAAAAATTGCTTGTAATGAATCCAGCATGTGGGGGGATTATCATGCAAGAGAGCTGGCATTGTATGTACAACGCATCATAGACAAGGATACTTATTATACTTTCTTTAATTGTCTGTCATGA
- a CDS encoding tryptophan 2,3-dioxygenase family protein, whose protein sequence is MENKYPEKEIVDKIKLLEEKFRASGQDLSSYLEGLLHADYLNYWDYINLDTLLTLQQPRTSFKDEKIFIIYHQITELYFNLILWELEQMAAVDNIGLKFFKERLKRVIMYFDLLISSFAVMWKGMEREQFMKFRMSLLPASGFQSAQYRMIEIMCTDIQNLVYLEQREDYKDINLTNIDSLFDILYWQYGAKELATGEKTLTLKSFEEKYGTELKELIAKFRKNNLWKKYVYLDEKDDELTSLMKELDEKANVFWPLAHYKSAVKYLHKNPMDIAATGGTNWQKFLPPRFQKVIFYPELWTESEIKEWGKRWVDSELLDVVEK, encoded by the coding sequence ATGGAAAATAAATATCCCGAAAAGGAAATAGTAGATAAAATTAAACTTCTGGAAGAAAAATTCAGGGCTTCAGGACAGGATTTATCCTCTTACCTTGAAGGGCTTTTGCATGCAGATTATCTTAACTACTGGGATTATATAAATTTAGATACCCTCCTTACTCTGCAACAGCCAAGAACTTCTTTTAAAGACGAGAAGATTTTCATCATTTATCATCAAATTACCGAGTTATACTTCAACCTGATTTTATGGGAGTTGGAACAAATGGCTGCTGTTGACAATATAGGTCTTAAGTTTTTTAAAGAACGGCTGAAAAGGGTCATTATGTATTTTGACTTGTTAATTTCTTCTTTTGCCGTCATGTGGAAAGGGATGGAAAGAGAGCAGTTTATGAAATTTAGGATGTCTTTGCTCCCTGCAAGTGGTTTTCAGAGCGCCCAATATCGAATGATAGAAATTATGTGTACAGATATTCAAAATCTTGTATACTTGGAGCAAAGAGAAGATTATAAAGACATTAACCTTACCAATATAGATAGTTTGTTTGATATTTTATATTGGCAATATGGAGCCAAGGAATTGGCGACCGGAGAAAAAACTTTGACACTGAAGTCTTTTGAAGAAAAATATGGAACTGAATTAAAGGAGCTGATTGCGAAATTCAGAAAAAATAACTTGTGGAAGAAATACGTTTACCTGGATGAGAAGGATGACGAATTGACAAGTTTGATGAAAGAGCTGGATGAAAAAGCCAATGTTTTTTGGCCACTAGCACACTATAAATCCGCAGTGAAATACCTGCACAAAAACCCTATGGATATAGCAGCAACAGGAGGTACCAATTGGCAAAAATTTTTACCACCTAGATTTCAGAAAGTTATTTTTTATCCTGAATTGTGGACGGAGTCGGAAATTAAAGAATGGGGTAAACGATGGGTGGATTCGGAATTGCTAGATGTGGTGGAAAAGTAA
- a CDS encoding NAD(P)/FAD-dependent oxidoreductase, with the protein MKKELQLALSPEEAYNEALFNKIVAEKSGLSPHQDLIIRATKRSIDARGRKVKINVTVEVYSGQTPEPLISRGKDYPNVSNSDPIVIVGAGPAGLFAALRAIELGKKPIVLERGKDVRSRRRDLAALNKEHIVNPDSNYCFGEGGAGTYSDGKLYTRSKKRGDLRRIMEILVAHGAKEDILVEAHPHIGTNKLPLLITQLRESILEAGGEVLFNTKVTEFILENDSIKGVVTSEGEKIFGLGVILATGHSARDIFHLLHRQKVLIEAKPFALGVRIEHEQKLIDSIQYHCQSDRGPYLPASSYSLVQQTVLDGKQRGVFSFCMCPGGFIVPSASSPGEVVVNGMSPSRRDGKFANSGMVVAVELEDLGRYGQYGPLASLVFQQEVEQAAWEAGGRSQVAPAQRVVDFVKNRQSQDLPSTSYQPGLKSVNLNDFLPDYISKRLAMALPMMDKKMKGYYTNEAQIVGVESRTSSPVRIPRSKESFEHLQISRLYPCGEGAGYAGGIVSAAMDGERCAEKLIEKYGR; encoded by the coding sequence ATGAAAAAAGAATTGCAGCTGGCTTTAAGCCCCGAAGAAGCTTATAATGAAGCTTTGTTTAATAAAATAGTAGCGGAAAAATCAGGGCTCTCTCCTCACCAAGACCTTATAATTAGGGCCACAAAGAGGTCTATTGATGCAAGGGGCAGAAAGGTTAAAATTAATGTTACTGTTGAAGTATACAGCGGTCAAACACCCGAACCTCTTATCAGTAGAGGTAAAGATTATCCCAATGTATCAAATAGTGACCCAATAGTAATTGTTGGGGCCGGCCCGGCAGGACTTTTTGCTGCGTTAAGAGCCATTGAGCTCGGGAAAAAGCCTATTGTTTTGGAGCGCGGTAAAGATGTTCGTTCTCGCCGAAGGGATTTGGCAGCTTTGAATAAAGAACACATTGTAAACCCGGATTCCAATTATTGTTTTGGTGAAGGAGGTGCAGGAACCTATTCGGATGGCAAACTATATACCCGTTCAAAAAAAAGAGGAGATTTACGGAGGATTATGGAAATTTTGGTTGCCCATGGTGCCAAAGAAGACATTTTAGTGGAGGCGCATCCACATATAGGTACCAATAAATTACCCTTATTGATTACTCAACTCAGGGAAAGTATACTAGAGGCAGGGGGAGAAGTATTGTTTAATACAAAGGTTACCGAATTCATTTTGGAAAATGACTCCATCAAAGGGGTAGTGACAAGCGAGGGGGAGAAAATTTTTGGATTAGGAGTAATTTTAGCAACAGGACATTCTGCCAGAGATATTTTTCATTTGCTCCACAGGCAAAAAGTTTTAATTGAAGCAAAGCCTTTTGCATTAGGCGTGCGCATTGAACATGAGCAAAAATTAATTGATAGTATTCAATACCACTGTCAATCAGATAGAGGACCTTATTTACCGGCATCCTCCTATAGCCTTGTTCAACAAACCGTGTTGGATGGAAAGCAGAGAGGTGTATTTTCGTTTTGTATGTGCCCGGGTGGATTTATTGTGCCCTCAGCTTCCTCACCTGGGGAAGTGGTGGTCAATGGGATGAGCCCAAGCAGAAGAGATGGCAAATTTGCCAATTCTGGTATGGTTGTGGCTGTAGAGTTAGAAGATCTTGGCAGATATGGGCAATATGGTCCACTGGCTTCCTTGGTGTTTCAGCAGGAAGTAGAACAGGCCGCTTGGGAAGCCGGAGGAAGGTCTCAGGTTGCTCCCGCGCAAAGGGTGGTGGACTTTGTCAAAAATCGCCAGAGTCAAGATCTACCAAGCACTTCCTACCAGCCGGGGTTAAAAAGTGTTAATTTGAACGATTTTCTTCCGGATTATATCTCGAAAAGATTGGCCATGGCATTGCCGATGATGGATAAAAAGATGAAGGGGTATTACACCAATGAAGCCCAAATTGTAGGTGTAGAAAGCAGGACCTCTTCTCCTGTAAGGATTCCAAGAAGCAAGGAAAGCTTTGAACATCTTCAAATCAGCAGGCTTTATCCATGTGGAGAAGGTGCCGGCTATGCAGGAGGAATCGTATCTGCAGCCATGGATGGAGAGCGTTGTGCAGAAAAATTAATAGAAAAATATGGGCGGTAA
- a CDS encoding DUF3078 domain-containing protein, with translation MKNFILTLLVFVLAINLTLAQGGTDASEQTPTDTSYWQSEFSAGLNFNQAGFSNNWKAGGVNSVAFGSIIAGKALYQKDKISWDNELELLFGIVRNEGEGTRKSNDRIFLDTKLGYQLSNKWSSYFSVNYLSQFAEGYTYNDDGTKSLISKFMAPGYLTSSLGFEFKPNKEFFLRIGPFSPRFTFVTDNQIIANVPANYGVPAGETVRVEWLAMQVFASLDKNLSENLNLKSRYTMFANYETLSMKNIDHRLDVTLTAKISNIINVTLTGISLYDIDQDPGVQYSQGLALGILYKVGNKK, from the coding sequence ATGAAAAATTTTATACTAACCTTACTGGTTTTTGTTCTAGCAATAAATTTAACCCTGGCACAGGGTGGTACGGATGCTTCAGAGCAGACTCCAACAGACACATCATACTGGCAATCCGAATTTAGTGCAGGGTTGAACTTTAATCAGGCCGGATTTAGTAATAACTGGAAAGCCGGAGGAGTAAATTCTGTGGCTTTTGGAAGTATCATTGCAGGTAAAGCCCTTTACCAAAAAGATAAAATTTCTTGGGACAATGAGTTGGAGCTTTTATTCGGGATAGTTAGAAACGAGGGGGAAGGGACACGAAAGTCCAATGACAGAATATTTCTGGATACAAAATTAGGGTATCAGTTAAGCAATAAGTGGTCAAGTTACTTCTCAGTAAATTACCTTTCCCAGTTTGCAGAAGGTTATACTTACAATGATGATGGTACCAAATCATTGATATCTAAGTTTATGGCTCCGGGGTACCTGACTTCATCCTTAGGTTTTGAATTCAAGCCTAATAAAGAGTTTTTCTTAAGAATAGGTCCGTTTTCACCAAGATTTACTTTCGTTACGGACAATCAAATTATTGCAAATGTACCGGCAAATTATGGGGTGCCGGCAGGGGAAACGGTTAGAGTGGAATGGTTAGCCATGCAGGTTTTTGCCAGTTTGGATAAGAATCTTTCAGAAAACCTTAACTTAAAATCAAGGTACACCATGTTCGCCAACTATGAGACGCTTTCCATGAAAAATATAGATCATAGATTGGATGTAACCCTAACCGCCAAAATTTCTAATATTATTAACGTAACCCTTACAGGTATATCCTTATATGATATAGATCAGGATCCGGGGGTTCAGTATAGCCAAGGCTTAGCATTGGGTATATTATATAAAGTGGGTAACAAAAAATAG
- a CDS encoding DUF202 domain-containing protein, with protein MENQTEETLIVRDFLARQRTKLANDRTLLAYIRTSLYFIVSGTALIKVNDLANVKSLGYFSFLISVILLITGFINYFRLRNKLSKGKYQKM; from the coding sequence ATGGAAAATCAAACAGAAGAAACACTGATTGTTAGAGATTTTTTAGCTCGCCAGAGGACAAAGCTTGCCAATGACCGAACATTATTGGCCTATATAAGAACTAGTTTATATTTTATCGTAAGTGGAACAGCCTTAATTAAGGTCAACGACCTTGCAAATGTCAAGAGCTTGGGGTATTTTTCATTTTTGATCAGTGTAATTTTACTAATTACGGGATTTATAAATTATTTCAGACTAAGAAACAAACTCTCAAAAGGTAAATACCAAAAAATGTAA
- the ppk1 gene encoding polyphosphate kinase 1, with translation MKMIQLDKIEETINNSKLISRDLSWLKFNDRVFDQIKKDKRNIFEKFKFLAIAASNLDEFFMIRVGSLYNYLDYDKVRIDYSGLREDSFKKKLMIESQIFHKKLQKQFVNELLATTKESGFQLSNVRNLLPEEQKTVEEYFYKAVYPMLTPMVFDGYHTFPILMNKLLIFGVVTIGPGEKKDNKKLSFVQIPSNIPRFFELEREDMTIYVPIEEMIREHIVSLFRNVNIESINLFRITRNGDFTLEESEDMDTNFLEEVKRKLNERKTGRVVRIEIEEGYSKWMVNLLKQRWTLHDDSIFKIERKSLMDFTGLWQVIGNKRFKDKMPAAPTPIPPLSYPEAASEDIFEVLKHKDVLLHHPYNDMEPILELLDKAADDPHVMAIKMTIYRLAKNSRIVGALLKAVENGKHVSVLFEVKARFDEENNIREAKKMQKAGCFVIYGVSNFKTHTKLLLIVKKEENRVTRYVHLGSGNYNEETSRIYTDIGLLTTNETLANDVSEFFNVITGHSAPTSYQNLITSPRDMRNNLIEFIKIESENARKGLPSGIFIKINSLEDSEFIHALYGASQAGVPVKLIVRGICCLRPGREGLSENIEVISIVGDFLEHSRIYHFHNNGDPRIYVGSADAMVRSFDKRLESLFKVENEFLQKQLMNILRYNLMDNVNAYVMQEDGRYVGKEPKEGEEIFNIHQRFFELEPAMIEDVKLID, from the coding sequence ATGAAAATGATCCAGCTTGATAAAATTGAAGAAACCATCAATAATAGCAAATTAATCAGTAGGGATCTTAGTTGGCTAAAATTTAATGATAGGGTTTTTGACCAGATCAAAAAAGATAAAAGGAATATTTTCGAGAAATTTAAATTTCTTGCTATAGCAGCTTCAAACCTCGATGAATTTTTTATGATTAGGGTGGGGTCATTGTATAATTATCTTGATTATGATAAAGTTAGAATAGATTATTCGGGTCTTAGAGAAGATAGCTTTAAGAAAAAGCTAATGATCGAGTCTCAGATTTTTCATAAAAAGCTGCAAAAGCAATTTGTTAATGAATTGCTTGCCACTACTAAAGAATCCGGCTTCCAGCTGAGTAATGTGCGTAATCTTTTGCCGGAAGAACAAAAGACTGTCGAAGAATATTTCTATAAGGCGGTTTACCCCATGTTGACGCCTATGGTTTTTGATGGGTACCATACTTTTCCAATTTTGATGAATAAATTATTAATATTTGGAGTGGTAACCATAGGCCCTGGTGAGAAAAAGGACAACAAGAAACTTTCATTTGTACAAATTCCTTCCAATATCCCCAGGTTTTTTGAATTAGAGAGAGAAGACATGACCATTTATGTTCCCATAGAAGAAATGATTAGGGAACATATTGTATCCTTGTTTAGGAATGTAAATATAGAGTCCATTAACCTTTTCAGGATTACTCGAAATGGTGATTTCACCCTAGAGGAAAGTGAAGACATGGATACCAATTTTCTGGAAGAAGTAAAAAGGAAATTGAATGAAAGAAAAACAGGCAGGGTTGTTAGGATTGAAATAGAAGAGGGTTACAGCAAGTGGATGGTTAATTTGCTCAAGCAACGTTGGACTTTACATGATGACAGCATTTTTAAAATAGAACGAAAAAGTTTGATGGATTTTACCGGCCTGTGGCAGGTAATAGGCAACAAACGTTTCAAAGATAAAATGCCTGCTGCACCTACTCCTATCCCACCTTTATCTTATCCCGAGGCAGCCTCTGAAGATATATTTGAGGTGCTGAAACACAAAGATGTTCTCCTCCATCATCCCTATAATGATATGGAGCCCATTTTGGAACTTTTGGATAAGGCGGCAGATGATCCACATGTAATGGCCATAAAAATGACCATATACAGATTGGCAAAAAATTCTCGGATTGTAGGGGCTTTGCTTAAAGCGGTAGAAAATGGAAAGCACGTTTCTGTGTTGTTTGAGGTGAAAGCTCGATTTGACGAGGAAAACAATATCAGGGAAGCAAAAAAAATGCAAAAAGCAGGCTGTTTTGTAATTTATGGAGTAAGTAATTTTAAAACCCATACCAAATTACTTTTGATCGTAAAAAAGGAGGAAAATAGGGTCACACGTTATGTGCATTTAGGCTCCGGAAATTACAATGAAGAAACCAGTCGAATTTATACAGATATTGGCCTTTTAACAACCAATGAAACCTTGGCCAATGATGTTTCCGAATTCTTTAATGTGATTACAGGTCATTCGGCACCTACTAGCTATCAAAACCTCATCACTTCTCCTAGGGATATGAGAAACAACTTGATAGAGTTTATCAAAATTGAATCTGAAAATGCCAGAAAAGGTTTGCCTTCCGGTATATTTATTAAAATCAATTCTTTGGAGGATTCCGAATTTATACATGCCCTCTACGGGGCCTCACAGGCCGGTGTGCCGGTTAAGTTAATAGTGCGAGGCATTTGTTGCTTAAGACCCGGGAGAGAGGGATTGAGTGAAAATATTGAGGTGATTTCAATCGTGGGGGATTTTCTGGAGCATTCCAGAATCTATCATTTTCATAATAATGGTGATCCTAGGATTTATGTGGGTAGCGCTGATGCCATGGTGAGGAGTTTTGATAAACGTCTGGAGTCTTTATTTAAAGTTGAAAACGAGTTCCTGCAAAAGCAGCTCATGAATATATTGAGGTACAACCTGATGGACAATGTAAATGCATATGTTATGCAAGAGGATGGCAGATACGTAGGTAAGGAACCAAAAGAGGGAGAAGAAATCTTCAATATTCATCAAAGATTTTTTGAATTAGAGCCCGCTATGATAGAAGATGTCAAATTAATTGATTGA